Proteins from a single region of Plasmodium brasilianum strain Bolivian I chromosome 13, whole genome shotgun sequence:
- a CDS encoding pre-rRNA-processing protein ESF1, producing the protein MTDNLIKKKKNEKLLKKKNRMEKVSSDDNKPIYRKKKKVKFNDLECELKEKLNNIKEEKIRINDKGEKKKKKKKKIHSTSNNNNGNISGSNNDYYNGNNNYDKNNNVVVDTSSVAVTDYTTMLPPRKKIKNMKKEDNNESEMKNEDNFYYTLDEEYTKHEKKKSNDLIQISKQLKNGEDNLTENKKNVKYKNSCNSEEDILKKKEKKSSLKEKKKKKEKNFIIQGKKNEEHNEEEVSTMCNLKKTTKNNKKDKTKVHNFLKENHSKTRKNNFKNDIKKLSIYNKNKENIKMTFEVTNRFTVLGCDWDNISSVDVFYLFESYYNFEKRKKKFIDYSKSRAVKKVTIYTSKYGEKKLKYEQEHGPLINFDLLRRKGENEGALYRRNNFLDYIKDDESVQSGHSEGNDKGEGSKGSNQDENNGENQSDDKNLKKKKKKKAKKKSSNIAKIKKERNNNCVIWNRHVDEEEEEENEKIRLYQIQRSRYYFALVECYSKEIVEFLYEELNDMDADFCINYLDLRIIDDNCSLDDYKIKETCDRIPENYQFRYSISTALKHTYAKSTWDENPKRKKLLSTKFTEENLRELDLKEYLANSSSDDEDDHDKNITPVNKNEMCNKEHYRKLLLGDIINENTTPNEKEINIDYFPSDNSSEHSSNSDEGERKEKSADDGNKEKECSGYFNNNEKETIKKISVAHLIKKEKFEKISTNNKKAQVSNTNQNNLTMKSNNKNNNEKNKYKTKGQHIITDDDNSDKDNEVVQVFKNILINKEKKEDKKTPWETYLDRVRHKRKIKKKAYIDSMKKKDEEIKKIITKKTNKRKKDAIIKNQGENVNEKINENHQIDSRFADLYKNKDFNLDITNPNYKKTKFNEDILQKKL; encoded by the coding sequence ATGACtgataatttaattaaaaaaaaaaaaaatgagaagttattaaagaagaaaaataggATGGAAAAGGTAAGTAGTGATGATAATAAACCTATTtatagaaagaaaaaaaaggtgaAATTTAATGATTTGGAATGTgaattaaaggaaaaattaaataacatcaaagaggaaaaaataaggataaatgataaaggggaaaaaaagaaaaaaaaaaaaaaaaaaatacattctactagtaacaataataatggtaACATTAGTGGTAGTAATAATGATTATTATAATGGTAATAacaattatgataaaaataataatgtagtAGTAGATACGAGTTCTGTTGCAGTTACGGATTATACAACTATGTTACCtccaagaaaaaaaataaaaaatatgaaaaaagaagacaATAATGAAAGTGAAATGAAGAATGaggataatttttattatactctTGATGAAGAATATACTAAGcacgaaaaaaagaaaagtaatgATCTTATTCAAATTAGTAAACAACTTAAGAATGGTGAGGACAATTtaacagaaaataaaaaaaatgtgaaatataaaaattcatgTAATAGCGAAGaggatatattaaaaaaaaaggaaaaaaaaagtagtttaaaagagaaaaaaaaaaaaaaagagaagaattTTATCATACAAGGtaagaaaaatgaagaacATAATGAAGAAGAAGTTAGTACCATGTGTAACctaaaaaaaacaacaaaaaacaataaaaaggataaaacaaaagtgcataattttttaaaagaaaatcatAGTAAAACtaggaaaaataattttaaaaatgatattaaaaaacttagcatttataataaaaataaagaaaatattaaaatgacTTTCGAAGTGACCAATCGTTTTACAGTGTTAGGTTGTGACTGGGATAATATTTCGAGTGTTGAtgttttttacctttttgaatcgtattataattttgaaaaaagaaaaaaaaaatttatcgaTTATAGTAAAAGTAGAGCAGTTAAAAAGGTTACTATTTATACGTCCAAGTACGGAGAGAAAAAGCTTAAGTACGAGCAAGAGCATGGACCCCTAATTAATTTTGATCTTTTAAGGAGGAAAGGGGAAAATGAAGGGGCCTTATACAGAAGAAATAACTTTTTGGACTATATAAAAGATGATGAAAGTGTACAAAGTGGTCACAGTGAGGGTAATGACAAAGGTGAGGGAAGTAAAGGAAGTAACCAAGATGAAAACAATGGAGAAAATCAATCagatgataaaaatttaaaaaaaaaaaaaaaaaaaaaggcgaaaaagaaaagttcaAACATAgcgaaaattaaaaaagaaagaaataataattgcGTTATATGGAATAGACACGTTGacgaagaggaagaagaagaaaatgaaaaaattcgTTTATATCAAATTCAACGGTCAAGGTACTATTTTGCGTTAGTAGAATGCTATAGTAAAGAAATAgttgaatttttatatgaagaGTTGAATGATATGGATGCAGATTTTTGTATCAATTATTTAGATCTTAGAATAATTGATGATAATTGTTCGCTTGATgactataaaataaaagagacaTGTGACAGAATTCCAGAGAATTATCAATTCCGTTATAGTATTAGCACTGCTTTGAAACATACGTATGCTAAGTCAACGTGGGATGAAAATcctaaaagaaaaaaattattatcgaCAAAATTTACTGAAGAAAACTTAAGAGAATTagatttaaaagaatatttagcCAATTCTTCCAGTGATGATGAAGATGAccatgataaaaatataactccagttaataaaaatgaaatgtgCAATAAGGAACATTATAGAAAACTACTTCTGGGtgatattataaatgaaaataccACACCAAAtgagaaagaaataaatattgatTATTTTCCTTCGGATAATAGTAGCGAgcatagtagtaatagtgaCGAAGGagaaagaaaggaaaaatctGCAGATGATGGTAACAAAGAAAAGGAGTGTTCTGggtattttaataataatgagaaaGAGACAATAAAGAAAATCAGTGTTGCACatcttattaaaaaagaaaaatttgaaaagatTTCAACTAATAATAAGAAAGCACAAGTCAGTAATACGAATCAGAATAATCTTACAATGAAAAGCAATAATAAGaacaataatgaaaaaaacaaatataaaacaaaggGACAGCACATTATAACTGATGATGATAATAGTGATAAAGATAATGAAGTTGTtcaagtttttaaaaatatattaataaataaagagaaaaaagaagataagaAAACCCCTTGGGAAACATATTTAGATAGAGTAAGacataaaaggaaaataaagaaaaaagcatatatagattcaatgaaaaaaaaagatgaagaaataaaaaaaataataacaaaaaaaacaaataaaagaaaaaaagatgccataataaaaaatcaagGAGAAAATGTTAACGAAAAAATTAACGAAAATCACCAAATCGATAGTAGATTTGCAgatttgtataaaaataaagattttAATTTGGATATAACAAATCCTAATTATAAGAAAACTAAATTTAATGAAGATATTCTtcaaaaaaagttataa
- a CDS encoding hypothetical protein (conserved Plasmodium protein) — protein MSDPQVSMNRKFSCPTIDNPELKNKKKTRLIRLKNGHYRRIVDISNIDKLDILPISCTFACPSPRQEEKEEKKSTESQNSKSSKEDKMSNNSLTDERYCIDVIEEKSEGVHTIGTISDLSITRTSMKSIENVSLKVQSEFDEEELNQEEVEEEYANSEEEEEEVEQEQEEEELEQEEEEEKEEEEEEEEDDDDEDFLDEKKEENVEVPPEEKTLIAPSKTLMKGTKTNIYFLSNKEMVQALMCYNYKCNAVVFEKDTFLRYLYMKSINNIILNERMIEQLCKQENLKYVLASNSIVVESTDFLKPLIIEFESSISKKVFVNHIKYTAQNEIDMNKFSEYFDELHPNEKLRLSKVERFHSLNVIATNN, from the exons atgtcTGATCCACAAGTAAGTATGAATCGAAAATTTAGCTGTCCAACTATTGATAATCCTgaacttaaaaataaaaaaaaaacaagattAATTCGATTGAAAAATGGGCACTACAGGAGAATAGTTGATATATCAAACATAGACAAATTAGATATATTACCTATATCATGCACTTTTGCTTGTCCCTCACCTAGACAGGAAGAAAAAG aggaaaaaaaatcaacAGAATCTCAAAATAGTAAAAGCTCAAAAGAGGATAAAATGAGTAATAATTCACTAACGGATGAAAGATATTGTATTGATGTAATCGAGGAAAAATCAGAGGGCGTTCACACTATTGGGACTATTTCCGACCTTTCCATTACTCGAACCAGCATGAAAAGTATAGAAAATGTATCCTTGAAAGTGCAATCTGAATTTGACGAGGAGGAATTAAACCAGGAAGAAGTCGAAGAAGAATATGCGAATTcggaagaagaggaagaagaagtGGAACAGGAACAGGAGGAAGAAGAATTGGAACAggaagaggaagaggaaaaggaagaggaggaagaagaagaagaagatgatGATGACGAAGACTTTTtggatgaaaaaaaggaagaaaatgtGGAAGTACCACCTGAggaaaaaacattaataGCACCATCAAAAACATTAATGAAAGgaacaaaaacaaatatttactttttatcaAATAAAGAAATGGTTCAGGCTTTAATGTGCTATAACTATAAATGTAATGCTGTAGTATTTGAAAAAGATACATTTTTAAGgtacttatatatgaaatCTATCAATAATATCATATTAAATGAACGCATGATTGAGCAATTGTGTAAAcaggaaaatttaaaatatgtctTAGCAAGTAATTCAATTGTTGTTGAATCTACGGATTTTCTTAAACCCCTTATTATTGAATTTGAATCATCAATTTCTAAAAAGGTTTTTGtaaatcatataaaatatactgcACAAAATGAAATAGATATGAACAAATTCAGCGAATATTTTGATGAACTTCATCCGAATGAAAAATTACGTCTCAGTAAAGTCGAAAGATTTCACTCCCTCAATGTGATAGCCACGAACAACTAG
- a CDS encoding RNA-binding protein has protein sequence MPYVRDSGENHIKELTRERVRLSKHTTNSITRGANFLFICNLDNRLSSRDVTHFFNYFIGIDMCIARIKKNRFTGRNIGHGILEFKKAEDATLVLLNYQGIKLGQKNIILTEAFKNEHLKQKKHICNIIQPGRQ, from the exons atgCCATATGTTAGAGATTCGGGGGAAAAtcatataaaagaattaacaAGAGAACGAGTTAGGCTTAGCAAACACACAACAAATTCAATAACACGCGGagcaaattttttgtttatatgcaATTTGGATAATCGCTTATCGTCTAGAGATGTTacccatttttttaattattttattggaATTGACATGTGTATAgcaaggataaaaaaaaacagattCACAG GCAGAAATATAGGACATGGAATTTTAGAATTTAAAAAGGCAGAAGATGCAACATTAGTTTTGCTAAATTATCAGGGAATCAAGTTGGGgcaaaaaaacataattttaacaGAGGCATTTAAGAATGAAcatttgaaacaaaaaaaacacataTGCAATATCATCCAACCTGGAAGGCAATag
- a CDS encoding tRNA dimethylallyltransferase: protein MRNQNVIFKGEKSKINNKVIHKNRNILKCFIRRSAYYFYPKKSKSEFYYTFNSGNSELIKKCRDSKYILSYIYSKICCLKRNSSNVKNYLLETNDTQVNNIKVGLIKLNEEKEKNLNYIAALNGINKASNMQLSRDEYAANSDATNENTPDTNEKRKDISLPTLTDNDKVTNSPLFLSCCNRKEKEKIILVIGVTCSGKTKFSIDLCKELLNHNIEGEIISADSMQVYQDFSVGIAKVDEDEKRDIKHHMLDVCELNQEFNAHKFINYTIPIIKNININKKVAIVTGGTLLYIESLLWESVVDLREKREEEKAEQLPGERVGEKVKDKYEHKTNDELHEELKRVDEERANQLHKNDRKRICRSLDIFYTYNKKHSELIKMKNHKNNNIEKTRYLPCLFYLDYNNDDILKEQIEKRVNDMILKGLLDEAIKLKEMNNTKDVKLLGKGIYQSIAYKEFDTYIENKIINKIDDEKLFNICKDNLIRKTYKYAKRQRRWVFNRFVKNYSIPLNKIDVSTNYTQQLSNALQIVLNFLKS, encoded by the coding sequence ATGAGAAATCAAAACGTAATTTTTAAAggagaaaaaagtaaaataaataataaagtaatacaCAAAAACAggaacattttaaaatgttttataagGAGGAGTGcctattatttttacccAAAAAAATCTAAATcagaattttattatacttttaataGTGGTAATTCTGAACTCATTAAAAAGTGCAGAGATagtaagtatatattatcatatatatacagtaaAATCTGTTGCTTGAAAAGGAATAGTAGCAATGTGAAAAATTACTTGCTCGAGACGAATGATACCCAAGTTAATAACATAAAAGTAGGcctaataaaattaaatgaagaaaaggagaaaaactTGAATTATATAGCCGCACTTAATGGAATAAACAAAGCGAGTAACATGCAGTTGTCTAGAGATGAATATGCAGCAAATTCAGATGCTACAAACGAGAATACGCCAGATACTAATGAAAAACGAAAGGATATTAGTTTACCCACACTTACAGATAACGATAAAGTGACAAATAGTCCACTATTTTTATCATGTTGTAATAGAaaagagaaggaaaaaataattttagtcATAGGCGTAACATGCAGTGGTAAGACAAAGTTTAGTATCGACTTATgtaaagaattattaaatcATAATATAGAAGGGGAAATTATTAGTGCTGATTCTATGCAAGTTTACCAGGATTTTAGTGTAGGAATTGCAAAAGTAgatgaagatgaaaaaaGAGATATAAAACATCATATGTTAGATGTATGTGAATTAAATCAAGAGTTTAATGCTcacaaatttattaattatacaataccaattattaaaaatattaatattaataaaaaggtaGCTATAGTAACAGGGGGTACTCTTCTATATATTGAATCTTTGTTATGGGAGTCCGTCGTTGATTTAAGggaaaaaagggaagaagAAAAGGCTGAACAGTTGCCAGGTGAGAGAGTAggagaaaaagtaaaagacaAGTATGAACATAAAACAAATGATGAATTGCACGAAGAGCTTAAAAGAGTTGATGAAGAAAGAGCTAATCAGCTCCACAAAAATGatagaaaaagaatatgCCGAAGTcttgatattttttacacatataataaaaaacatagtgaattaataaaaatgaaaaatcacAAAAACAATAACATTGAGAAAACAAGATATTTACCttgtttgttttatttagATTATAATAACGATGATATcttaaaagaacaaattgAAAAACGAGTGAACGATATGATTTTAAAAGGCCTTTTGGATGAAgctataaaattaaaagagatGAACAATACCAAGgatgtaaaattattaggAAAAGGAATATATCAAAGTATTGCATATAAAGAATTTGATACATATAtcgaaaacaaaataattaacaaaattgatGATGAGAAGTTATTCAATATATGTAAGGATAATTTAATTAGAAAAACTTATAAATATGCCAAAAGACAAAGAAGATGGGTTTTTAACAggtttgtaaaaaattacagtATCCCCTTAAACAAAATTGATGTGTCAACGAATTATACGCAGCAGCTAAGTAATGCATTACAAATTGTGttgaattttttgaaaagttAA
- a CDS encoding 41-3 protein, producing MLFRLNFFLCCVVLASCALTIILSDEENTGWSTDYEYNSKSLPSIEVKLSPPENVKKKKIYITKPNTKRVEPLPQVSAEIKLLESARLKLEEGMMQKLEDEYNKSLSSSKIKIQDTVEKLLSIFNDPNILGSVISNSVKTLKKENLRKVKDSEEGEKELKNYQKNNQAKSGPLPPPELRNHTSFLQQNYVNNTIPSVKISLSEISEPSVDIKEKIEEIEQYRTDEEVTMFETAISELGILTDITILELQKQIQLQLNPFLVDKKVLHRTLKKELKELGQREEKQKIKENFQRQSSFLEEGEYEDTGNILNVKISQTDYGYPTIDELVMQMQRRRDITEKLERQKILDLQMKLLKVQSEIIKDALHFSISKVIAQYSPIVETMKIESMKMIY from the exons atgttgttcagattaaatttctttttatgttGTGTTGTTCTAGCTTCTTGCGCTCTTACGATAATACTATCCGATGAA GAAAACACCGGTTGGTCGACAGATTATGAGTATAATTCGAAGTCACTACCATCTATAGAAGTTAAACTAAGTCCCCCGGAAaatgttaagaaaaaaaaaatatatataacaaaaccTAATACAAAAAGAGTTGAA CCTTTACCACAAGTTTCAGCAGAAATTAAGCTTCTAGAATCTGCTAGGCTCAAATTGGAAGAg gGGATGATGCAAAAATTAGaagatgaatataataaatccTTATCGAGttcgaaaataaaaatacaagaCACAGTTGAAAAATTGTTAAGCATTTTTAATGATCCAAATATACTAGGTTCAGTTATTTCTAATTCTgttaaaacattaaaaaaggaaaatttaagaaaagtTAAAGATTCCGAAGAAGgggaaaaagaattaaaaaattatcaaaaaaataatcagGCCAAAAGTGGCCCATTACCACCACCGGAACTTAGAAATCATACATCATTTCTGCAACAGAACtatgtaaataatactatTCCCTCTGTTAAAATATCA TTATCTGAGATAAGTGAACCTAGTGTGgacataaaagaaaaaattgaagaaataGAGCAATACAGGACAGATGAAGAAGTAACG ATGTTTGAAACTGCTATATCAGAACTAGGAATTTTGACGGACATAACTATTCTAGAGTTACAAAAACAAATACAATTACAACTAAACCCTTTCTTAGTTGACAAAAAG GTGTTGCATAGaactttaaaaaaggaaCTGAAGGAACTGGGTCAACGAGAAGAAAAgcagaaaataaaa GAAAATTTTCAAAGGCAATCGTCCTTTTTAGAGGAGGGAGAATACGAAGATACTGGGAACATATTGAACGTAAAAATAAGCCAAACAGATTACGG CTATCCAACCATTGACGAACTCGTAATGCAAATGCAAAGGAGACGGGATATCACTGAAAAATTAGAGcgacaaaaaattttagattTGCAAATGAAGTTACTAAAAGTGCAAAgcgaaataataaaagatgcTCTACATTTTTCTATCTCCAAAGTTATAGCGCAATATTCACCTATTGTAGAAACTATGAAAATAGAATCTAtgaaaatgatttattaa
- a CDS encoding hypothetical protein (conserved Plasmodium protein) yields MKKYDKKKKDEEETVIANNVKKFIFKNEYKYVDATNILKTIFLRDKKKKEQSSKKVTPAKKYIVNKKLDDFIYSKKENTKLKDIQEKRGKEINYTSVDKKHLKKRKGHLQSEIYRKYDIHKTIDFDKTKRQNIPFNLMQNMYAKSKMSGVAGKIRKKKIYCSSDSSGDGQEEQMEQEGEEEEGEEEEEEGAEEEEEEEEGEEEEGAEEEEEEEGEEEEGAEGEEEAEDGAEEEGAEEEEEAEDGAEEEEEEVEEEDEVEEEEEVEEEDEVDEEEEVEEEDEVDEEEEVEEEDEVDEEEEVEEEDEVDEEEEVEEEDEVEEEEEVEEEDEVEEEVIEIKEVGEEEEEEMEGDDEIIEKDNADIEVIKEEEKNVIEEAEGAGDDKIDDLIEETEEENEVEVDEENEIDEEKEVDEEKEVDEEKEVDEEKEVDEEKEVDVEKEVDVEEETNGVKEIEIDEVDVRKKQGGKEGILKETEENFLILKDKISKKNLEYIILVNKVMECLLEYDDFYNHVKNSLKRYYADNKLDTLYNSLHESTIKKDDNKNDNKNDNKNDNNNNNNKNNKNSENPCKRNTSIRNIAGAEISHTNEKHSIELNCQKNKLKKSIHEVTGSSVEDKYSIMAEKDINKFEENNTINQKENDIKDETEMTIINNNTYYVNNKTSTKDVNVKDINKSSIKIKQKENIQKSVDNKEDNEIYAKECEDKSENENVSDEDDENDSGKIDSGKSDSSKSDSDESSSDDNDSNESKSGKSERGSGSGGSVNYEDDNTRGKKVEKDESNRYDNAVKERKSDKTDKEEESDKDRRKSSTDDSVQDGDEKEKVDESEKEDISEEETENESESESEDKSESGGETGSENESDKSS; encoded by the coding sequence atgaaaaagtacgataaaaaaaaaaaagatgaagaagaaacAGTAATAGCAAATAACgtaaaaaagtttatatttaaaaatgaatataaatatgtagacgcaacaaatattttgaaaactatttttttaagagacaaaaaaaaaaaggaacaatcATCGAAAAAAGTAACACCtgcaaaaaagtatattgttaataaaaagttagatgatttcatatattctaaaaaagaaaataccaAATTAAAAGACATACAAGAAAAAAGGGGTAAGGAAATTAATTATACAAGTGTAGATAAGAAACacttgaaaaaaagaaaaggtcATCTGCAGAGTGAAATTTATAGGAAATATGATATACATAAAACAATCGATTTCGATAAAACTAAAAGGCAAAACAttccttttaatttaatgCAAAATATGTACGCCAAAAGCAAAATGAGCGGGGTAGCTGGTAAAAttaggaaaaagaaaatttactGTTCTTCCGATAGTTCTGGGGATGGTCAGGAAGAACAAATGGAACAAGAAggggaagaagaagaaggggaagaagaagaagaggaaggtgcagaagaggaagaagaagaagaagagggagaagaagaggaaggtgcagaagaggaagaagaagaagagggagaagaagaggaaggtGCAGAAGGGGAAGAGGAAGCAGAGGATGGTGCAGAAGAGGAAGGTGCagaagaggaagaggaagCAGAGGATGGTgcagaagaggaagaagaagaagtggaagaagaggacgaagtggaagaagaagaagaagtggaagaagaGGACGAAGTGGACGAAGAagaagaagtggaagaagaGGACGAAGTGGACGAAGAagaagaagtggaagaagaGGACGAAGTGGACGAAGAagaagaagtggaagaagaGGACGAAGTGGACGAAGAagaagaagtggaagaagaggacgaagtggaagaagaagaagaagtggaagaagaGGACGAAGTGGAAGAAGAAGTGATAGAGATTAAAGAAGTTGgtgaagaagaggaagaagaaatGGAAGGTGATGAtgaaataattgaaaaagatAATGCAGATATAGAAGTGATAAAGGAAGAGGAGAAAAATGTTATAGAAGAAGCAGAGGGTGCTGGTGATGATAAGATCGACGACCTCATAGAAGAGacagaagaagaaaatgaagTAGAAGTAGATGAAGAGAACGAGATAGATGAAGAGAAAGAGGTAGATGAAGAGAAAGAGGTAGATGAAGAGAAAGAGGTAGATGAAGAGAAAGAGGTAGATGAAGAGAAAGAGGTAGATGTAGAGAAAGAGGTAGATGTAGAGGAAGAAACGAATGGAGTGAAGGAAATTGAGATAGATGAAGTAGACGTGAGGAAAAAGCAAGGGGGAAAAGAAggtattttaaaagaaacagaagaaaattttcttatcttGAAAGacaaaataagtaaaaagaatttaGAATATATCATACTAGTAAATAAAGTTATGGAATGCTTATTAGAATATGATGATTTTTATAATCACGTAAAGAATAGCTTAAAGAGGTACTATGCTGATAATAAATTAGACACACTTTATAACTCTCTTCATGAGAgtacaataaaaaaggatgataataaaaatgataataaaaatgataataaaaatgataataataataataataataagaataataagaatAGTGAAAATCCCTGTAAAAGAAATACGTCCATAAGAAATATAGCTGGCGCAGAAATTAGTCATACTAATGAAAAACATTCAATTGAATTAAAttgtcaaaaaaataaattaaagaaaagcATTCATGAAGTGACAGGCTCATCAGTAGAAGataaatatagtataatggcagaaaaggatataaataaatttgaagaaaataatactataaatcaaaaagaaaatgatataaaagaCGAAACCGAAATGACtataattaacaataatacatattatgtaaataataaaacttcTACGAAGGATGTGAATGTGAaggatataaataaaagttcaattaaaataaaacaaaaagaaaatattcaaaaaagtGTTGATAATAAAGAAGATAATGAGATTTATGCAAAGGAGTGTGAAGACAAAAGTGAAAATGAGAACGTAAGTGATGAAGATGATGAAAACGACAGTGGTAAAATTGATAGCGGTAAAAGTGATAGCAGTAAAAGTGATAGTGATGAAAGCAGCAGTGACGATAACGACAGTAATGAAAGCAAGAGTGGAAAAAGCGAACGAGGAAGTGGAAGTGGTGGAAGTGTAAATTACGAAGATGATAATACTCGTGGTAAGAAGGTTGAAAAAGATGAAAGTAATCGATACGACAATGCTGTTAAAGAGAGAAAAAGTGATAAGACAGATAAAGAAGAGGAAAGTGACAAAGACAGACGTAAGTCCAGTACAGATGACTCAGTTCAAGATGgagatgaaaaagaaaaagtagaCGAAAGCGAGAAGGAAGATATAAGTGAGGAAGAAACAGAGAACGAAAGCGAAAGTGAAAGTGAGGACAAAAGCGAGAGTGGAGGAGAGACAGGAAGCGAGAACGAAAGTGATAAGAGCAGTTAA
- a CDS encoding hypothetical protein (conserved Plasmodium protein): MFKILLIMLPLVLLVQAIFSSSRLVHNNERTFVGLKNNRTYEHVHSKKKKHSVLFHIRNVHFSGSICNELNKNCGGNNWLGANANNMGKVHRKRIALGCHLNGSNLEDTYNKKIYNSLMLLKNNRNRDCEKLKLIYKYIFHNLSSYNSHEITNILYCTYFFSIILKKEDLYRLIKRLKLLTFNNNRKEDNIYNLFLNLLRIKIPKENADKKIIFILNNFINDLSHNLLLYDNQSKNFLNYIYYIKEIQLIYNHDLCSWIDKKYLDNSCLNFLQSFQNSIVRHNRNLDYVFINEVIDILYELNCQISEIKMYNYTIPIFIKDLNLIIECISMKNTFDGTLIVIPYFLQRYKLFKKLNFKVLLLYKQLVPQRVEEKVEYVKKAIYDIIK; this comes from the exons atgtttaaaattttgcTAATTATGTTACCTTTGGTTCTTCTGGTCCAGgcaattttttcttcatcgag ATTGGTGCATAATAATGAACGCACATTTGTCGGCTTAAAGAACAATAGAACGTATGAACATGttcattcaaaaaaaaaaaagcacagTGTTTTATTCCACATAAGAAATGTGCATTTCTCAGGAAGTATATGcaatgaattaaataaaaattgtggTGGTAATAATTGGCTTGGAGCAAATGCGAATAACATGGGAAAAGTACATAGAAAGAGAATTGCCTTGGGTTGTCATTTGAATGGTAGTAATCTTGAAgacacatataataaaaaaatatataatagtctgatgttattaaaaaataatagaaatagaGATTGTGAAAAGCTAAAgttgatatataaatatattttccataaTCTTAGTTCATATAACTCACATGAAATAACAAACATTTTGTATtgcacatatttttttagtatcatattaaaaaaagaagatttatatagattaataaaaagacTCAAACTATtaacatttaataataacagaaaagaggataatatttataatttatttttgaatttgtTAAGAATAAAGATACCTAAAGAAAATGCTGATAAgaagataatttttattttaaacaattttataaatgacTTGTCCcataatttgttattatatgatAATCAAAGTAAgaactttttaaattatatatattatataaaagagaTACAATTGATATATAATCATGATTTATGTTCATGgattgataaaaaatatttagataATTCTTGTTTGAACTTTTTGCAATCCTTTCAAAATTCAATAGTAAGACATAATCGAAACTTAGACTATGTTTTCATAAATGAAGTCATAGATATTTTGTATGAACTTAACTGTCAAAtaagtgaaataaaaatgtataattatactattccaatttttataaaagattTAAATTTGATAATAGAATGTATATCTATGAAAAATACTTTTGATGGGACATTAATTGttattccatattttttacaaagatataagttatttaaaaaattaaattttaaagtcctacttttatataaacagtTAGTACCTCAAAGAGTAGAAGAGAAAGTAGAATATGTTAAGAAAgcaatatatgatataataaaatag